The Deltaproteobacteria bacterium genome includes a window with the following:
- a CDS encoding aminotransferase class III-fold pyridoxal phosphate-dependent enzyme gives MNIQKSLDTQRKAQNLIPGMTQLLSKRPDMFAPGVWPGYFSKAKGVEIWDLDGNRYIDMSIAGIGANVLGYADPDVDAAVRSAIDAGISSSLNCPEEVDLAELLCDLHPWADMVRYARTGGESMTIAVRIARAYTGKDKIAFCGYHGWHDWYLAANLGTENALGEHLLPGLSPRGVPKGLEGTALPFRYNHLEELQAIIQEHRNEFAAIVMEPIRNEQPLPGFLEGVRALADDTGAVLVVDEISAGFRLNTGGAHLLFNLMPDIAVFSKALGNGYSIAAVIGKRHIMEIAQSTFISSTMWTERIGPTAALATIKKHRSCNAGKHLESIGKKIQEGWASLAEKNALNISIGGIPPLSHFTFDYDNSPTMKALFVQRMLERGFLAATLFYSMYAHTEEHVKQYLQAVDSVFSEISKVNQVGDVGKLLKGKPASIGFKRLT, from the coding sequence ATGAATATTCAAAAAAGTCTGGACACCCAGCGCAAAGCGCAAAATCTTATTCCCGGGATGACACAGCTTCTGTCAAAGAGGCCTGATATGTTTGCCCCCGGCGTATGGCCCGGTTATTTCAGCAAGGCAAAAGGTGTTGAAATCTGGGATCTGGATGGTAATCGTTATATCGATATGAGCATTGCCGGGATTGGAGCCAATGTGTTGGGGTATGCCGATCCTGACGTTGACGCAGCAGTACGATCGGCAATCGATGCCGGTATCAGCAGTTCCCTCAATTGTCCAGAAGAAGTAGATCTGGCAGAACTGTTATGCGATCTTCATCCCTGGGCCGACATGGTTCGTTATGCGAGGACCGGGGGGGAATCCATGACCATTGCGGTTCGAATTGCACGGGCCTATACGGGCAAAGATAAAATCGCTTTTTGCGGTTATCACGGCTGGCATGACTGGTATCTGGCGGCAAACCTGGGAACGGAGAACGCTTTGGGTGAGCATCTTCTGCCGGGTCTCAGTCCCAGAGGCGTTCCAAAGGGTCTGGAAGGCACAGCCCTGCCATTTCGTTACAATCATCTTGAGGAATTGCAGGCAATTATTCAAGAGCATCGGAATGAGTTTGCCGCAATTGTTATGGAGCCCATCCGTAATGAGCAGCCCCTGCCGGGCTTTTTAGAGGGTGTCAGGGCCTTGGCTGACGATACAGGGGCAGTTCTTGTCGTCGATGAAATATCAGCAGGATTCAGATTGAATACGGGTGGGGCGCATCTCCTGTTTAACCTGATGCCGGATATTGCCGTTTTTTCCAAAGCCTTGGGTAACGGATATTCTATTGCAGCCGTTATTGGTAAAAGGCACATCATGGAGATTGCACAGAGCACCTTTATCAGTAGCACGATGTGGACGGAACGCATAGGACCGACTGCCGCTCTGGCCACCATCAAGAAACACAGAAGTTGTAACGCCGGTAAGCATTTGGAGTCCATAGGAAAGAAAATCCAGGAAGGCTGGGCCAGTCTTGCGGAAAAGAACGCATTGAATATCAGTATTGGCGGCATTCCTCCGCTTAGTCATTTTACCTTCGATTATGACAACTCGCCTACCATGAAGGCCTTATTCGTGCAGCGCATGCTCGAAAGGGGATTTTTGGCAGCTACCCTTTTCTATTCCATGTACGCCCATACTGAAGAACATGTAAAGCAGTATCTACAAGCCGTTGATTCCGTATTTTCTGAAATATCAAAAGTGAATCAGGTGGGAGATGTTGGGAAACTGTTAAAAGGTAAACCTGCCAGCATTGGCTTTAAACGGCTAACATAA
- the pseF gene encoding pseudaminic acid cytidylyltransferase: protein MRLAVIPARGGSKRIPGKNIIPFCGRPMISYPISAAKASGLFHKIHVSTDSDEIRQTVETLGLPVDFMRDPALADDYTGLLPVLRWVVDEYQQRGEIYNEVCCIMPAAPLLQSKDLNAAFELFHNHKSKYPLLVMTRYPVPIEWAFRRDKDGFMTAVSSSQLNCRSQDLPDTYYESGPFTIWSTSQLIAENPLSGKILSYVMPGYKVVDIDTPEDIARAELLFRLIEKE, encoded by the coding sequence ATGCGACTTGCGGTTATACCTGCTCGAGGCGGCAGTAAACGAATTCCGGGGAAAAATATTATACCTTTCTGCGGAAGACCAATGATTTCATATCCTATCAGTGCCGCGAAGGCATCGGGCCTGTTTCATAAAATTCACGTTTCTACAGATTCAGATGAAATCCGACAGACGGTTGAGACTCTCGGTCTGCCGGTTGATTTCATGCGAGACCCTGCTCTTGCTGATGATTACACCGGACTACTCCCCGTCCTGAGATGGGTTGTAGATGAATATCAACAACGAGGAGAGATATATAACGAGGTTTGTTGCATTATGCCGGCAGCGCCTCTTTTACAGAGTAAAGACCTTAACGCTGCATTCGAGCTATTTCACAACCATAAATCTAAATATCCGCTCTTGGTGATGACCCGCTATCCTGTTCCCATAGAATGGGCTTTCCGGCGTGACAAAGATGGATTTATGACAGCGGTATCTTCCTCGCAACTTAACTGTCGCTCACAGGACCTTCCGGATACATATTATGAGAGTGGGCCTTTTACAATCTGGAGTACTTCCCAGCTGATAGCTGAAAATCCTCTGTCCGGTAAAATCCTTTCCTATGTGATGCCCGGCTATAAAGTAGTGGATATCGATACTCCAGAGGATATTGCTCGAGC
- a CDS encoding glycosyltransferase family 2 protein, producing MDISIIIVNWNTRDLLHNCLESIYKTIHSIDYEVIVVDNASQDGSFAMLQEKHPQVKVIQNTENRGFGAANNQAMHIMTGQYALLLNSDTILTDNAVAELFTFMETHPDAAMTCSQLLNADGSKQNSVASFPNILTLLTNTPLLEYLFPKYYPSKRYNYDKPIEVDSGIGACLLVRKKAIDDVGMFDERYFFFFEETDWAYRMKSAGWKIFHVPTAFIYHLQGQSIGRDIRSRIEFYRSRYHFFHKWKSQPYYILVCVVIMLRLCFNWLLTSIANIFSLGMNREIRNKFFIYSRLILWHLRIASDVKG from the coding sequence ATGGATATTTCAATCATCATCGTTAACTGGAACACCAGAGACCTTCTTCACAATTGTCTCGAATCTATTTATAAAACCATTCATAGTATAGACTATGAGGTTATCGTGGTAGACAACGCCTCTCAAGATGGCAGTTTTGCCATGCTGCAGGAAAAACATCCGCAGGTGAAAGTGATACAAAATACTGAAAACCGCGGCTTCGGAGCAGCGAACAACCAGGCGATGCATATCATGACTGGACAATATGCTCTTTTGTTGAATTCAGACACAATCTTAACAGATAATGCCGTTGCAGAATTGTTCACTTTTATGGAAACTCATCCCGATGCAGCCATGACGTGCAGCCAACTCCTCAATGCCGACGGGAGCAAACAAAACTCCGTTGCCAGCTTTCCCAATATCCTTACATTGCTGACCAACACACCACTGCTTGAATACTTATTCCCCAAGTATTACCCAAGCAAGCGTTATAACTATGACAAACCGATAGAAGTCGATTCGGGTATCGGCGCCTGCCTTCTGGTTCGTAAGAAGGCTATCGATGATGTGGGTATGTTTGACGAACGTTACTTTTTCTTTTTTGAAGAAACCGACTGGGCTTATCGAATGAAGTCTGCTGGTTGGAAGATATTTCATGTGCCGACGGCATTCATTTATCACTTACAGGGACAAAGCATCGGCAGAGACATCCGATCAAGAATTGAATTTTACCGTTCCCGCTACCATTTTTTCCACAAGTGGAAAAGCCAGCCTTATTATATACTTGTTTGCGTTGTGATAATGCTTCGGTTATGTTTCAACTGGCTGCTGACATCAATTGCGAACATCTTCTCACTGGGTATGAATCGGGAAATCCGTAATAAATTTTTTATCTACTCCAGGCTCATCCTATGGCATTTGCGTATTGCCTCTGATGTAAAGGGATAA
- the pseC gene encoding UDP-4-amino-4,6-dideoxy-N-acetyl-beta-L-altrosamine transaminase, whose protein sequence is MGKQMLSGIEAQPFLNYGKQSIDEDDIQAVVEVLKSTNLTQGPKVAEFEEELCRYTGARFAVACNSGTSALHMACLAAGVQQGDEVITSPITFVASANCAAYCGARPVFADIDPLTYNLSPSELEKKITNNTRVIIPVHFAGQSCDMVAIKQTKGDAEKRYNRKIYLIEDASHALGSLYKGSKVGSCTFSDMTVTSFHPVKHITTGEGGVVFTNDETLYCKLRKLRSHGITNDQSEFLNHDLAFQPPQAGGSKMVNPWYYEQITLGYNYRITDIQCALGLSQLKKLEMFKKRRREIVKTYNGGFRNLKHVKTPFETKDCDSNFHLYVLLFDFEEIGMDRATFMTKLKGKGIQAQVHYIPVHLQPFYRKHFGTNRGDCPIAENYYTKCLSIPLHPSLTDRHVERVIGEIKNLIGK, encoded by the coding sequence ATGGGAAAGCAAATGCTGTCCGGCATAGAAGCCCAGCCCTTTTTAAACTATGGGAAACAATCTATTGATGAAGATGATATTCAAGCAGTTGTTGAAGTTCTTAAATCAACAAACCTGACCCAGGGACCTAAAGTTGCAGAATTCGAAGAAGAACTGTGCCGCTATACGGGGGCGCGTTTTGCGGTTGCCTGCAATTCGGGAACCTCTGCATTACATATGGCTTGTCTTGCTGCGGGAGTTCAACAGGGTGATGAGGTTATCACATCACCCATTACATTTGTTGCCTCTGCAAATTGCGCTGCGTATTGTGGCGCAAGACCGGTATTTGCCGATATTGATCCATTAACCTATAATCTTTCTCCTTCCGAACTCGAAAAAAAAATTACCAACAATACCAGGGTAATCATTCCGGTTCATTTTGCGGGACAGAGCTGTGATATGGTTGCCATTAAGCAAACCAAAGGGGATGCAGAAAAACGATATAACCGCAAGATATATTTGATTGAAGATGCTTCGCATGCACTCGGTTCCTTGTATAAAGGCAGCAAAGTGGGGTCCTGTACATTTTCAGACATGACAGTTACGAGTTTTCACCCTGTCAAACATATCACTACAGGAGAAGGAGGCGTCGTATTTACTAATGATGAAACATTGTATTGCAAACTGCGAAAACTCCGCTCCCACGGCATCACAAACGATCAAAGCGAATTTCTCAATCATGATTTGGCGTTTCAACCGCCCCAAGCAGGTGGCAGTAAAATGGTGAATCCCTGGTATTACGAACAAATCACGCTTGGCTATAATTATCGTATTACTGATATTCAATGTGCCCTGGGTCTTTCCCAGCTTAAAAAGCTCGAAATGTTCAAAAAACGCCGGCGTGAAATCGTTAAAACCTATAACGGGGGCTTCAGAAATTTAAAACATGTGAAAACTCCCTTTGAAACTAAGGATTGCGACAGCAATTTCCATCTGTATGTTCTTCTTTTCGATTTCGAGGAAATAGGTATGGACCGGGCGACCTTCATGACGAAATTAAAGGGAAAGGGTATTCAGGCACAGGTGCACTATATCCCGGTGCATCTGCAACCTTTTTATAGAAAGCATTTTGGCACAAACAGGGGTGATTGTCCCATTGCTGAAAATTATTATACAAAATGTCTTTCCATTCCCTTGCATCCGTCCTTGACTGATCGGCATGTTGAGCGAGTCATCGGTGAAATAAAGAATTTGATAGGAAAATAG
- a CDS encoding MarR family EPS-associated transcriptional regulator, with translation MLLSNKHNLESEEVLKVLREITKNPEMTQRELSSRLGISLGKVNFLMNALIQKGFVKAHNFKNSNNKKAYLYYLTPRGFEKKARITYNFLRRKMKEYEQLNEEIRQLRQEVSDIRITPEIRD, from the coding sequence ATGCTTTTGTCAAATAAACACAATCTGGAAAGTGAAGAAGTCCTTAAAGTCCTCAGGGAAATAACAAAAAACCCTGAAATGACCCAGCGTGAATTATCTTCCCGGTTAGGCATCAGTCTCGGCAAGGTCAACTTCTTGATGAATGCCCTTATCCAAAAAGGTTTTGTCAAGGCTCATAATTTCAAAAATTCCAACAATAAAAAAGCCTATCTCTACTATTTAACGCCCAGAGGCTTTGAGAAAAAGGCGAGGATTACCTATAACTTTCTGAGAAGAAAAATGAAGGAATACGAGCAACTCAACGAAGAAATCAGACAACTGAGACAGGAAGTAAGCGATATTAGGATTACGCCTGAAATCCGTGATTAA
- the pseB gene encoding UDP-N-acetylglucosamine 4,6-dehydratase (inverting): protein MLNGKTILITGGTGSLGKKMTQIILESYAINKLIIFSRDELKQFEMGQRWNPTKHPIKYILGDVRDKERLMQAFQGVDYVIHAAALKQVPAAEYNPSEYIKTNIIGAMNVIDAAQHNKVKKVIALSTDKACNPINLYGATKLCSDKLFVAVNAYRDQDTTQFAVVRYGNVLGSRGSVIPFFKERAQTGVLPITDPRMTRFWITLDQAVHFVIKTLELSKGGEIFVPRIASMKIVDLANAIAADCKHEVVGIRPGEKLHEILIGEDDARNTVEFNECYIIQPNPQAKEEFIKNNENICGHACDDGFSYTSNNNTDWMTVDDLKNLIDSIADDYSIEKSRWSMVDVPQ, encoded by the coding sequence ATGTTGAATGGTAAAACAATTTTAATTACCGGCGGTACTGGATCATTGGGAAAGAAAATGACCCAGATTATCCTTGAAAGTTATGCCATAAATAAGCTCATCATTTTCAGTCGCGATGAGTTAAAGCAGTTTGAAATGGGGCAAAGGTGGAATCCCACAAAGCATCCCATAAAATATATTCTTGGCGATGTCAGAGACAAAGAAAGATTGATGCAGGCATTTCAGGGTGTAGATTATGTTATCCATGCCGCCGCACTCAAACAGGTGCCTGCTGCCGAATACAATCCAAGCGAATATATCAAAACCAACATCATTGGCGCTATGAATGTCATAGATGCGGCCCAACATAATAAAGTAAAAAAGGTGATCGCGTTATCAACAGACAAAGCGTGCAACCCAATCAATTTGTATGGCGCCACAAAGCTTTGTTCGGACAAATTGTTCGTTGCCGTTAATGCATACCGCGATCAGGATACCACACAGTTTGCTGTCGTCCGCTATGGCAATGTCCTTGGCAGTCGCGGCTCTGTTATTCCATTTTTTAAAGAAAGGGCTCAGACAGGGGTTTTACCTATTACAGATCCCCGCATGACCCGCTTTTGGATCACCTTGGATCAGGCAGTCCATTTCGTAATTAAAACCCTTGAGTTGTCAAAGGGTGGAGAAATATTTGTTCCCCGGATAGCGTCTATGAAAATTGTAGACCTTGCAAATGCAATTGCTGCGGACTGCAAACATGAAGTCGTTGGTATTCGACCCGGAGAAAAGCTTCATGAAATCCTCATTGGCGAAGATGATGCACGTAATACGGTGGAATTCAACGAGTGTTACATTATTCAACCGAATCCGCAGGCGAAGGAAGAATTCATTAAAAATAACGAAAATATTTGCGGTCATGCATGCGATGATGGTTTCAGTTACACATCCAACAATAATACAGACTGGATGACTGTGGATGATCTCAAGAACTTGATTGATTCGATAGCAGATGATTACTCCATCGAAAAATCCCGGTGGTCTATGGTTGACGTGCCTCAGTAA
- a CDS encoding aldo/keto reductase, translating to MPFTKLVLGTAQLGMMYGIANRTGQPDQELATEIIRVAWENGIQEFDTAQGYGESERVLGKSLLQLELSDKVKVITKPHPLLDHLNPAILENAIAESLKNIGVARLYGVMLHREEMLALWHKGLAEILTRLVVKGMVQKIGVSVYSPEKAIEAINTEGIDIVQVPTNILDRRFERAGVFKIAEAKRKDIYIRSIFLQGLLLMNIRTLPEKMTFAAPFIKRLESLSKDFGLTRHEIAFGYIKSEMPTAKVVFGVETKEQITENLAAWHKDFPANLGEKIRMNFSNVSEQILNPHLW from the coding sequence ATGCCTTTTACTAAATTGGTTTTAGGGACTGCCCAGCTTGGAATGATGTATGGCATTGCCAATCGGACTGGCCAGCCTGACCAGGAACTTGCCACGGAAATAATCAGGGTAGCGTGGGAAAATGGGATCCAGGAGTTTGATACCGCCCAAGGTTATGGAGAAAGCGAGCGAGTTCTCGGGAAATCACTCCTTCAGTTGGAGCTTTCGGATAAAGTAAAGGTTATTACAAAGCCCCATCCCCTCCTGGATCATCTTAATCCTGCTATACTGGAAAATGCCATCGCTGAATCACTGAAAAATATTGGCGTTGCCCGACTGTATGGTGTCATGCTGCACAGGGAGGAAATGCTTGCCCTCTGGCATAAGGGACTGGCCGAAATTCTTACAAGGTTGGTTGTAAAAGGCATGGTTCAGAAAATTGGTGTGTCCGTATATTCGCCGGAGAAAGCAATTGAAGCCATAAACACGGAGGGCATCGATATAGTCCAGGTGCCCACCAACATCCTTGACAGGAGGTTTGAACGGGCAGGCGTTTTCAAAATAGCAGAAGCAAAGAGAAAAGATATTTACATAAGGAGTATTTTTCTCCAGGGTCTGTTGCTGATGAATATCCGTACGCTTCCGGAAAAAATGACATTTGCTGCCCCTTTTATTAAAAGGCTTGAAAGCCTTTCAAAAGATTTTGGTTTAACACGGCACGAAATCGCATTTGGTTATATAAAGTCTGAGATGCCCACAGCCAAGGTTGTTTTTGGCGTTGAGACCAAAGAACAGATCACAGAGAATTTAGCGGCATGGCACAAAGATTTTCCCGCAAACTTAGGTGAAAAGATCCGAATGAATTTCTCCAACGTGAGTGAACAGATATTGAATCCTCATTTGTGGTGA